Proteins encoded together in one Carassius auratus strain Wakin unplaced genomic scaffold, ASM336829v1 scaf_tig00001750, whole genome shotgun sequence window:
- the LOC113069529 gene encoding fucolectin-like — protein sequence MFLENLALKGIAVQSSTFTWVVANDTHSWEATKAIDGIRYSPSGTPNAVETHTYCSITGYELNPWWRLDLLDSYYIYNVTVTNRDDCCPEQTAGVEIRIGNSLENNGNNNTRCGVTSLVPLGSSVSFSCGGMEGRYVNMYIPNNQAFLTLCEVEVYGTALSGTAPEYLSDLLSPNISARPLRSSEKRVLMVPKSRLKLWGDRAFSVVGPKLWNSLPVSAVAQWFM from the exons atgtttttagagaatttgGCATTAAAAGGAATTGCTGTACAGTCATCCACATTCACTTGGGTAGTGGCAAATGACACTCACAGCTGGGAAGCAACAAAGGCCATCGACGGCATCAGATACTCTCCTTCAGGTACACCCAATGCAGTAGAAACCCATACATACTGCTCCATCACAGGATATGAGCTCAACCCGTGGTGGAGGCTGGACCTGCTGGATTCTTACTACATTTACAACGTGACCGTCACCAACAGAGACGACTGCTGTCCGGAGCAAACGGCTGGAGTAGAGATCCGCATCGGAAACTCTCTGGAAAACAACGGAAACAACAATACCAG atgtGGTGTCACTTCACTTGTCCCATTAGGCAGTTCTGTCAGTTTCTCTTGCGGTGGAATGGAAGGTCGTTATGTGAACATGTACATTCCTAACAACCAGGCATTTCTCACACTGTGTGAGGTTGAGGTTTATGGAACAG ctctaaGTGGAACGGCTCCTGAATACCTGAGTGATCTTTTAAGCCCAAATATATCTGCTAGACCGTTGAGGTCTTCTGAGAAAAGAGTGTTGATGGTTCCTAAATCTAGACTGAAGTTGTGGGGTGACCGTGCCTTTTCAGTTGTTGGGCCAAAACTGTGGAATAGTCTCCCAGTctcggcagtggctcagtggttcatgtag